From the Daucus carota subsp. sativus chromosome 8, DH1 v3.0, whole genome shotgun sequence genome, one window contains:
- the LOC108197566 gene encoding mitochondrial succinate-fumarate transporter 1: MSQPPNDSPKPIPIPPYMKAISGSIGGIVEASCLQPIDVIKTRLQLDRSGSYKGIVHCGSTVVKSEGVRALWKGLTPFATHLTLKYALRMGSNAVLQSAFKDEKTGYISNQGRFLSGFGAGVLEALVIVTPFEVVKIRLQQQKGLSPELLKYKGPIHSAGVILREDGLRGLWAGASPTVMRNGTNQAAMFTAKNAFDKILWKKHEGDGRVLLPWQSMISGFLAGIAGPVCTGPFDVVKTRLMAQSRSAGDMKYTGMFHAIKTIYAEEGLLALWKGLLPRLMRIPPGQAIMWGVADQVIGFYEKTYINKAPL, translated from the exons ATGTCACAACCACCTAACGATTCCCCCAAGCCCATTCCAATCCCACCTTACATGAAAGCCATCTCCGGTTCAATCGGCGGAATTGTCGAAGCCTCGTGCTTGCAGCCCATTGATGTGATCAAGACGCGGTTGCAGCTGGACCGCTCCGGTTCGTACAAGGGCATTGTGCACTGTGGGAGCACTGTTGTGAAGAGTGAAGGGGTGAGAGCTTTGTGGAAAGGCTTGACGCCTTTTGCGACTCATTTGACGCTCAAGTATGCGTTGAGGATGGGCTCCAATGCGGTGCTGCAGAGCGCGTTTAAGGATGAGAAGACGGGGTATATTAGTAATCAGGGGAGGTTTTTGTCGGGCTTCGGTGCGGGAGTGCTCGAGGCGCTTGTGATTGTTACTCCTTTCGAG GTGGTGAAAATCAGACTGCAGCAGCAAAAAGGGCTAAGCCCTGAACTTTTAAAGTACAAAGGGCCTATACACTCTGCTGGTGTAATTCTACGTGAAGATGGCCTTCGTGGGCTTTGGGCAGGAGCTTCCCCAACTGTCATGCGGAATGGAACAAACCAGGCTGCCATGTTCACCGCTAAGAATGCTTTTGACAAGATCTTGTGGAAGAAGCATGAAGgtgatggaagagttctgctgCCATGGCAGTCTATGATTTCAGGATTTCTTGCCGGGATTGCTGGTCCAGTCTGCACAGGTCCATTTGATGTTGTAAAAACAAGGTTAATGGCTCAGAGTCGATCTGCAGGGGATATGAAGTATACGGGCATGTTTCACGCTATAAAAACAATTTATGCAGAGGAAGGTTTACTTGCCTTATGGAAGGGACTTTTGCCCCGGCTTATGAGGATACCGCCCGGACAGGCGATCATGTGGGGTGTAGCTGATCAAGTTATTGGATTCTACGAGAAAACTTACATTAATAAAGCACCTCTATAG